Proteins encoded in a region of the Enterococcus gilvus ATCC BAA-350 genome:
- a CDS encoding MurR/RpiR family transcriptional regulator, with protein MSLIQQLKSQDNFTETERKIADYTLDNLKKISRMNIKEYALAAKASEASVVRFCKQLGIKGFRDFKLELNQELTLSEKSDKFNIVRKEHVGELSVQDIFFNTLELDRLAVEQLVNTLDLKQVELLVEKIQLSERVVTYGAGASSMVAEDLTHKFTKLGINTFFNRDFHYMLSLILNMTKGDIFIAISTTGETKEVLELTKIAKERGAYAVAITTLQKSSLSKMADASLYTPVLEEYFRVANMATRISQLAVIDVLYMSLYEQMGDQIVDKYYELRDYVKRFRK; from the coding sequence GTGAGCTTGATTCAACAATTAAAGTCACAAGACAATTTTACGGAAACTGAAAGAAAGATTGCAGACTATACACTTGATAATTTAAAAAAAATCTCTCGTATGAATATCAAGGAGTATGCTTTGGCGGCTAAAGCCAGCGAAGCGAGCGTTGTTCGTTTTTGTAAGCAGCTAGGAATCAAAGGTTTTCGCGATTTCAAATTAGAATTGAATCAAGAACTCACTTTAAGTGAAAAATCAGATAAATTCAACATTGTTCGAAAAGAACACGTAGGGGAGTTATCTGTTCAAGATATATTTTTTAATACGTTGGAATTGGATAGATTGGCTGTAGAGCAATTGGTCAATACGTTAGATTTGAAACAAGTAGAGCTTCTTGTAGAAAAAATTCAGTTAAGTGAACGAGTCGTTACTTACGGAGCGGGCGCTTCCTCGATGGTAGCTGAAGACTTGACACATAAATTTACAAAGCTTGGAATCAACACTTTTTTTAATCGCGATTTTCACTATATGTTGTCACTTATTTTAAATATGACTAAAGGAGATATTTTCATAGCTATTTCCACCACGGGTGAGACAAAAGAAGTGCTTGAATTAACCAAAATAGCAAAAGAACGAGGCGCGTATGCCGTCGCGATTACGACTTTACAAAAGTCTTCTTTATCTAAAATGGCAGATGCGTCATTATACACACCCGTACTTGAAGAATATTTTCGTGTAGCGAATATGGCGACCCGGATCTCGCAATTAGCGGTGATTGATGTCCTTTATATGAGTCTTTATGAACAAATGGGGGATCAAATTGTCGATAAGTATTATGAATTGCGTGATTACGTTAAGCGATTTCGTAAATAA
- a CDS encoding cation-translocating P-type ATPase, which produces MTKHAYQQETEELLTDFHSSTEGLSPAEAQQRLQENGPNQLKEAKKKSSLTLFLETFKDAMVIVLLIVAVVQMIMGAHVESIVIFAVLLLNSFVSVIQTKKAEGSLDALKKLSAPDASVLRGGQEQSIPAKDIVTGDIVILEAGDYVPADGRLLEEGSLKVDEGMLTGESTPAEKELTLLTSDVPIGDRINMVFSGTIVTYGRGKFLVTATGGDTEIGQVAGLLESTTEQKTPLQRGLDRFSKKLSLAILVLSVVILGVQLMRVFLDGSTDMTQDIVNAFMFAVAVAVAAIPEALQSIVTIVLSLGTKKMAKQHAIIRKLPAVETLGSTSIICTDKTGTLTQNKMTVVDHFLADGQSGEFSKDPKQWEADEQRLIEISVLANDATISEDGTKLGDPTEIALIDYSEKQNQSYRELRKKYPREAELPFDSDRKLMSTLHTIDQKKTMVTKGGPDIVFERSSKVLLDGQVVAFTPEVKARFQKQNEAFSERALRVLAFAYKELATDDLSLEDEEELVLVGLLAMIDPPREEVFQAVADANSAGIQTVMITGDHKTTAVAIAKEIGIFQQGDLALTGAELDQLSEAELTERLEQVTVYARVSPENKIRIVRAWQDKGKISAMTGDGVNDAPALKQADIGIAMGTGTDVAKDAAAMVLTDDNFASIIKAVEVGRNVFDNIKKAVAYLFAGNLGAIIAIIFALVIGWANPFTALQLLFINLVNDSLPAIALGMEKAEPTIMKRQPRDPDSGIFTGKTLISVTYRGILIALAVIIAQWLGNQQSPEMGVAMAFSTLILSRTLQTFAARSNTQTAFQVGFLSNKMVLLAIVVCAALFSLTLLPGLREVFAIPTAFALKEIGIALALAASAVLLMEITKLILVKVQEPKGEAQVHKQ; this is translated from the coding sequence TTGACAAAACACGCGTATCAACAAGAAACAGAGGAACTGCTGACGGATTTCCACTCGTCGACCGAGGGATTGAGCCCAGCCGAAGCACAACAGCGGCTGCAAGAAAACGGCCCTAACCAGTTAAAAGAAGCAAAGAAAAAATCATCTCTAACACTCTTTTTAGAAACCTTTAAGGACGCCATGGTGATCGTCTTGCTGATCGTAGCAGTCGTTCAAATGATCATGGGCGCCCATGTGGAATCCATCGTGATCTTCGCCGTCCTGCTGCTGAACTCGTTCGTAAGTGTCATCCAGACGAAGAAGGCGGAGGGCTCATTGGACGCGTTGAAAAAACTTTCTGCGCCAGATGCCAGCGTTCTTCGCGGCGGACAGGAACAGAGCATCCCAGCAAAAGACATCGTCACCGGCGATATCGTGATCTTAGAAGCTGGCGACTATGTGCCGGCGGATGGGCGTTTGCTGGAAGAGGGTTCCTTGAAAGTAGATGAAGGAATGTTGACGGGAGAATCGACACCGGCTGAAAAGGAGCTTACGCTGTTAACCAGCGATGTTCCTATTGGTGATCGGATCAATATGGTCTTCAGCGGCACGATCGTTACTTACGGTCGAGGAAAGTTCCTAGTCACCGCGACTGGCGGCGACACGGAGATCGGTCAAGTAGCGGGCCTATTGGAATCCACGACCGAACAAAAAACACCCCTTCAGCGTGGGTTGGATCGCTTCAGTAAAAAATTAAGTCTCGCGATTTTGGTTCTATCCGTAGTGATCTTAGGCGTTCAGCTAATGCGGGTTTTCCTAGATGGTTCAACGGATATGACGCAAGACATCGTCAATGCCTTTATGTTCGCGGTTGCCGTCGCGGTTGCCGCCATTCCAGAAGCCCTGCAGTCGATCGTCACGATCGTTCTTTCTCTAGGAACGAAAAAAATGGCGAAGCAGCACGCCATCATTCGGAAGCTACCTGCTGTGGAAACTTTGGGATCGACCAGTATTATTTGTACCGACAAAACAGGTACCCTGACCCAAAACAAAATGACGGTCGTGGACCATTTCTTGGCTGATGGACAAAGCGGCGAGTTTTCGAAGGATCCAAAACAATGGGAAGCGGATGAACAGCGGCTGATCGAGATCAGCGTACTGGCAAACGATGCGACCATCAGTGAAGACGGCACAAAATTAGGCGACCCGACTGAGATTGCTTTGATTGATTACAGTGAAAAACAAAACCAATCTTATCGGGAACTGCGGAAAAAATACCCACGAGAAGCCGAGCTGCCATTTGATTCTGACCGCAAGCTGATGTCGACGCTCCACACCATTGACCAGAAAAAAACCATGGTCACAAAAGGTGGACCAGACATCGTCTTCGAACGCAGTTCAAAGGTTCTGCTAGATGGACAAGTCGTGGCTTTCACACCAGAGGTCAAAGCTCGTTTCCAAAAACAAAACGAAGCCTTTTCTGAACGGGCACTGCGTGTTTTAGCCTTTGCCTATAAAGAACTTGCAACAGACGACCTGTCATTAGAGGACGAAGAAGAGCTTGTCCTCGTCGGCTTATTAGCAATGATCGATCCTCCGCGGGAAGAAGTCTTCCAAGCAGTAGCAGACGCAAACTCTGCGGGTATCCAAACGGTCATGATCACCGGCGACCACAAGACGACTGCTGTGGCGATCGCCAAGGAAATCGGGATCTTCCAGCAAGGCGATCTTGCGCTGACTGGTGCCGAATTGGATCAGTTATCTGAAGCCGAACTAACAGAACGCTTGGAACAAGTCACCGTTTACGCCCGCGTCTCCCCCGAAAATAAAATTCGGATCGTACGCGCGTGGCAAGACAAAGGAAAAATTTCTGCTATGACCGGTGACGGGGTCAATGATGCCCCCGCTCTGAAGCAGGCGGATATTGGGATCGCGATGGGAACCGGGACCGATGTCGCCAAAGACGCCGCGGCCATGGTCTTGACCGACGACAACTTCGCTTCCATCATCAAAGCCGTCGAAGTAGGACGGAATGTGTTTGATAATATCAAAAAAGCCGTTGCTTACTTGTTTGCCGGAAACTTGGGTGCCATCATCGCCATCATCTTTGCGCTGGTGATTGGTTGGGCGAACCCCTTCACGGCTCTGCAATTGCTCTTTATCAACCTTGTGAACGACTCACTGCCTGCGATCGCTTTAGGCATGGAAAAAGCCGAGCCGACCATCATGAAACGTCAGCCACGAGATCCAGACAGCGGTATCTTTACCGGCAAGACCCTGATCTCCGTTACCTACCGTGGAATTTTGATCGCTCTAGCAGTGATCATCGCGCAATGGTTAGGAAATCAACAGTCTCCTGAAATGGGTGTCGCAATGGCCTTCTCGACATTGATTCTCAGCCGTACGCTGCAAACCTTTGCGGCTCGGTCGAATACACAAACGGCCTTTCAAGTTGGATTTCTCTCAAACAAGATGGTCTTACTTGCCATCGTCGTCTGTGCCGCATTGTTCAGTCTGACCTTATTGCCTGGTCTGCGTGAAGTCTTTGCGATCCCTACAGCCTTTGCGCTAAAGGAAATCGGAATTGCCTTAGCGCTAGCCGCTTCTGCGGTCCTCTTGATGGAAATCACGAAATTGATTCTAGTGAAGGTACAAGAACCAAAAGGCGAAGCACAGGTGCATAAGCAGTAA
- a CDS encoding N-acetylmannosamine-6-phosphate 2-epimerase, which produces MRKSEVLASIKGGLVVSCQARKGWPMYGEDIMAAFAKAAEQGGAVAIRATEPENIRAIKKVIDLPIMGIYKQWYEGYEVYITPTFESAAAVAEAGASIIAIDGTKRTRPNGEKLDEICARIHESYPEVLIMADCDTLENGKYAEMCGADIVSTTLAGYTEETKTENEFNPNLISEMKKELKVPIVAEGHIATINELIAAYEHGAYSVVVGTAITRPEIITERFVEGLSVFHQTTSV; this is translated from the coding sequence TTGAGAAAATCAGAAGTATTGGCATCGATCAAGGGCGGTTTAGTAGTTTCATGTCAAGCTAGAAAAGGTTGGCCAATGTATGGCGAAGATATTATGGCTGCTTTTGCTAAAGCTGCCGAACAAGGCGGTGCGGTGGCAATTCGTGCAACTGAACCAGAAAATATTAGGGCTATCAAGAAAGTTATTGACTTACCAATCATGGGTATTTATAAACAATGGTACGAAGGCTATGAGGTTTATATTACACCGACTTTTGAAAGTGCTGCGGCTGTTGCAGAGGCTGGGGCATCAATCATTGCAATAGATGGAACAAAAAGGACGCGGCCTAACGGTGAGAAGCTAGATGAGATCTGTGCAAGAATACATGAATCGTATCCCGAGGTATTGATCATGGCTGATTGTGATACTCTCGAAAACGGAAAGTACGCTGAAATGTGTGGTGCAGATATTGTTTCTACTACTTTAGCGGGGTATACTGAGGAAACGAAGACAGAAAATGAGTTTAATCCAAATTTGATCAGTGAAATGAAAAAAGAGCTGAAGGTGCCTATTGTTGCAGAGGGACATATTGCAACAATAAATGAATTGATTGCTGCTTATGAACATGGAGCGTATTCTGTAGTTGTAGGAACGGCTATCACAAGACCAGAAATAATTACAGAGCGTTTTGTTGAAGGGTTGAGCGTTTTTCATCAGACAACATCGGTTTAG
- a CDS encoding amino acid permease: MADKKIRWFTVSMIAFSMVWGFGNVVNNYAQQGISVVVSWILIMLLYFVPYALIVGQLGSTFKTSSGGVSSWVKETTGKRKVAYYAAWTYWVVHITYLAQKPQSVLIALGWVFKRNGDVATNMSVQVVAIISLIIFLIFLFLSTKGLTTLKVIGSVAGSGMLIMSILFILLAMVVPFIDPAFKVATPNMGDVQTYIPNFNLNYFATISMLVFAVGGAEKISPYVNSIDRPTKNFPKAMIFMATMIGLSAVLGSVAMGMLFDSNNIPDDLMANGAYSAFQILGNHLGVGNLLMIIYGLAQTAVQSSALAFSIDAPLKILLSDADPEYVPQWLRKRNQKGTLVNGYLLTGILVSIIIILPIFGIKSMSILVQWLTNLNSIVMPMRYIWVFFAYMMLNAQYKKFHSEYKFIKNPKLGFAVGFWCFGFTILACILGMLPKVDYAADPSSWMFQLVSNIVTPIVLILLGMILPMIAKREQQKVL, from the coding sequence ATGGCTGATAAGAAAATTCGATGGTTCACTGTTTCCATGATCGCTTTCAGTATGGTTTGGGGCTTTGGGAATGTGGTCAATAATTACGCGCAGCAGGGCATCTCTGTCGTGGTTTCTTGGATATTGATCATGCTGCTCTATTTTGTTCCGTACGCCTTGATCGTTGGACAATTGGGCTCTACCTTTAAAACCAGCTCCGGCGGGGTCAGCTCCTGGGTCAAGGAAACCACCGGCAAACGGAAGGTGGCCTATTATGCTGCCTGGACCTATTGGGTCGTGCATATCACCTATTTGGCTCAAAAGCCGCAATCGGTACTGATCGCTCTTGGCTGGGTCTTCAAACGAAATGGGGATGTTGCCACGAATATGAGTGTGCAAGTCGTCGCCATTATTTCATTGATCATTTTTCTGATCTTCCTCTTTCTTTCTACCAAAGGCTTGACGACGCTGAAGGTCATTGGAAGTGTCGCCGGCTCCGGGATGCTGATCATGTCTATTTTGTTCATCCTGTTGGCGATGGTCGTTCCTTTTATCGATCCGGCGTTCAAAGTCGCCACGCCAAATATGGGGGATGTTCAGACCTACATCCCAAACTTCAACTTGAATTATTTCGCGACGATCTCCATGCTGGTCTTCGCGGTCGGCGGTGCGGAAAAGATCTCGCCGTATGTCAATTCCATTGACCGTCCGACAAAAAACTTTCCAAAAGCGATGATTTTTATGGCCACTATGATCGGCCTGAGTGCTGTCCTTGGCTCCGTCGCGATGGGGATGCTTTTTGACAGCAACAACATTCCAGATGATTTGATGGCCAATGGTGCTTACAGCGCCTTCCAAATTTTAGGAAATCATCTAGGCGTCGGCAATCTTCTGATGATCATTTATGGCTTGGCTCAAACCGCGGTGCAATCCTCCGCCTTGGCCTTCTCGATCGACGCGCCGTTGAAGATCCTCCTTTCAGATGCTGACCCTGAGTATGTTCCACAATGGCTTCGCAAACGCAATCAGAAAGGAACGTTGGTCAACGGCTACTTGCTGACGGGGATTCTGGTGAGCATCATCATTATCCTACCGATCTTCGGGATCAAGAGTATGAGTATCTTGGTACAGTGGTTGACCAATCTCAATTCCATCGTGATGCCGATGCGTTACATCTGGGTCTTCTTCGCCTACATGATGCTGAACGCGCAATACAAAAAATTTCATTCGGAATACAAATTTATCAAAAATCCGAAGCTTGGTTTCGCCGTTGGTTTCTGGTGCTTTGGCTTTACCATCCTCGCCTGTATCTTAGGGATGCTGCCGAAAGTCGATTATGCAGCCGATCCTAGTTCTTGGATGTTCCAGCTCGTCTCCAATATCGTGACACCGATCGTCTTGATCCTGCTAGGGATGATCTTACCAATGATCGCCAAACGCGAGCAACAGAAAGTGTTGTAA
- a CDS encoding class I SAM-dependent methyltransferase codes for MSDYLNELEVFWDEFAEEYEVIQQESIFPIAEELRDFLLEENILPCQSFLDLAGGSGRYLPSLQKYAAHYDLVDLSREMLKIAKAKADANVRLIKQTQEAFLATNKQRYDVAFSAMNPALQTKEELLAFCQLSRGWCLLLRVVKDEDLLFSPYEESNPDLLLNERYKDFLSARNLSYRTKRFSYTSRETVSREFFQDYFADDFSTEALAEITQKTFGDENERVNQQFLDFELIYFQVPKAYNENGF; via the coding sequence ATGTCTGATTATTTAAACGAGCTCGAAGTATTTTGGGATGAATTTGCCGAAGAGTATGAAGTAATTCAACAAGAATCCATATTTCCGATCGCCGAAGAGCTGCGGGATTTTTTACTAGAGGAAAACATCCTTCCCTGCCAGAGCTTTTTGGATCTTGCTGGTGGATCAGGTCGTTATCTGCCTTCCCTGCAAAAATACGCGGCGCACTATGACCTCGTAGACCTTTCTAGGGAAATGCTGAAGATCGCCAAGGCAAAAGCCGACGCGAACGTTCGCTTGATCAAGCAAACGCAAGAGGCTTTTCTCGCGACCAATAAACAGCGTTACGACGTGGCCTTTTCTGCCATGAATCCAGCACTGCAAACAAAGGAAGAGCTGCTCGCCTTTTGCCAACTCAGCCGAGGCTGGTGTTTGCTATTGCGAGTAGTAAAGGACGAGGACCTGCTTTTCTCACCTTATGAGGAGTCGAATCCAGACCTGTTGTTAAACGAACGCTATAAGGACTTTTTGTCCGCGCGCAACCTTTCCTACCGAACAAAACGCTTTTCCTATACTAGTCGCGAAACCGTCAGCCGTGAATTTTTCCAAGACTATTTTGCGGATGATTTCTCTACAGAAGCCTTGGCGGAAATCACGCAAAAGACCTTTGGCGACGAGAACGAACGTGTAAATCAGCAATTCTTGGATTTTGAATTGATTTATTTTCAGGTACCAAAGGCTTATAATGAGAACGGATTTTAA
- the pepA gene encoding glutamyl aminopeptidase, with the protein MEEKTFQRIKELTELQGTSGFEEDIRSYMRDAITPLVDDVQQDGLGGIFGLRQADESKPRVMVAAHMDEVGFMLTEITPRGLFKVVPLGGWNPYVVSAQRFTLKTAKGNYPCISSSVPPHLLRGTSGQGQVKVEDILFDAGFESKDEALAYGVLPGDTIVPQTETVKTANGKNIISKAWDNRYGCTVVLEALEALQKETLDYTLIAGANVQEEVGLRGAKPAVTKFQPDLFFAVDCSAADDLVTSNGTFGHLGEGTLLRIQDPGMILLPRLREYLLDTAETHNIPYQYFVSKGGTDAGAAHTANEGIPSTVIGVCGRYIHTHQTMFSIADFDAAREMLIHVLKGLDESTIKTIVAGN; encoded by the coding sequence ATGGAAGAAAAAACATTTCAACGAATCAAAGAATTAACCGAGCTGCAGGGAACCAGCGGCTTTGAGGAAGATATTCGCAGTTACATGCGTGACGCTATCACACCCTTGGTGGATGATGTGCAGCAAGATGGTTTGGGCGGTATTTTCGGTCTGCGCCAAGCGGATGAAAGCAAACCACGTGTAATGGTGGCAGCGCATATGGACGAAGTCGGCTTCATGCTGACAGAGATCACGCCTCGGGGATTATTTAAAGTCGTGCCATTAGGCGGCTGGAATCCTTATGTGGTTTCTGCTCAACGCTTTACCTTAAAAACTGCTAAAGGCAATTATCCATGTATCTCTTCTTCTGTGCCGCCGCATTTATTACGGGGAACCAGCGGACAAGGTCAAGTCAAAGTCGAAGATATTTTATTTGATGCCGGCTTTGAATCAAAAGACGAAGCCTTGGCTTACGGTGTTTTGCCAGGCGATACGATCGTTCCGCAAACCGAAACAGTCAAGACTGCAAATGGCAAAAATATTATCAGTAAAGCTTGGGACAACCGTTATGGCTGTACTGTTGTGCTGGAAGCTTTGGAAGCTCTACAAAAAGAAACATTGGATTATACCTTGATCGCTGGCGCCAACGTCCAAGAAGAAGTTGGCTTGCGCGGGGCAAAACCTGCTGTGACAAAATTCCAACCCGATCTATTCTTCGCGGTGGACTGCTCTGCGGCGGATGATTTAGTGACATCCAATGGCACCTTCGGACATTTAGGGGAAGGCACGCTCTTGCGTATCCAAGATCCCGGCATGATCCTGCTGCCACGCTTACGGGAATATTTATTGGATACCGCCGAAACTCACAACATCCCTTACCAATACTTTGTTTCTAAAGGCGGAACTGATGCCGGTGCTGCGCATACTGCGAATGAAGGCATTCCAAGTACCGTGATCGGTGTTTGCGGACGCTATATCCATACCCACCAAACAATGTTCAGCATCGCTGATTTTGATGCCGCTCGAGAAATGCTGATCCACGTTTTAAAAGGCTTGGACGAAAGCACGATCAAAACGATCGTCGCTGGCAACTAA
- a CDS encoding GNAT family N-acetyltransferase, which yields MEIKQSDRDTLLPLLDRVFEQQHEGVFADRLPEDKEQEIAFGAWAAGRLTGGIVGKRQYDTLHISLLGVEEGQQKSGMGSKLIQAMEAWAVEEDVKTLTLTTKAYQALGFYLKHGYEVFGELADVPMMGTTKYYLAKKINR from the coding sequence TTGGAGATCAAACAAAGTGACAGGGACACCTTGCTCCCGCTATTGGATCGAGTTTTTGAGCAGCAGCACGAAGGCGTATTTGCCGATCGATTGCCAGAGGACAAGGAGCAGGAAATCGCCTTTGGTGCATGGGCGGCAGGCAGGCTGACGGGCGGGATCGTCGGGAAACGGCAATACGACACCCTGCATATTTCGTTGTTGGGTGTTGAAGAAGGCCAGCAGAAATCAGGTATGGGGTCAAAATTGATCCAAGCGATGGAAGCGTGGGCGGTGGAGGAAGACGTGAAGACCCTCACGCTGACCACCAAAGCCTATCAAGCACTGGGCTTCTATTTGAAGCACGGCTATGAGGTCTTTGGAGAGTTGGCAGATGTACCGATGATGGGAACGACAAAATATTATTTGGCCAAAAAAATAAACAGGTGA
- a CDS encoding DUF554 domain-containing protein: MLLGSIVNCLAIIAGSFSGIVLRNITEQTKDTVTKGISLGVVALAIQMSMQASSFIVIIISICLGGMIGEFLKIEDSMTRLGLFLENRFARGNSNFAEGFVTATLIYVIGSMGIIGAIESGVTGSHQTLFTKAVMDGFMSIMLTASLGIGVLFSAFPVLLYQGAITIFASVIVRYLPKELLDSLMNEISAIGGLMILAIGLNVMKLTKIRVSNYLPGILVLIAILVVQYYYF; encoded by the coding sequence ATGTTGTTGGGGTCAATAGTGAATTGTCTCGCTATCATCGCAGGAAGTTTTTCGGGCATCGTCCTGCGAAATATCACTGAACAGACGAAAGATACTGTCACAAAGGGGATTTCCTTGGGCGTCGTCGCTTTGGCGATCCAAATGTCGATGCAAGCGAGTTCCTTTATCGTGATCATTATCAGTATTTGTCTCGGAGGAATGATCGGAGAATTTTTAAAAATCGAAGACTCCATGACTCGTTTAGGGTTATTTTTGGAAAATCGCTTTGCTCGCGGCAACAGTAATTTCGCGGAGGGCTTCGTTACTGCGACGTTGATCTACGTGATCGGATCGATGGGGATCATCGGGGCGATTGAGAGCGGTGTTACCGGCAGCCACCAGACCCTCTTCACAAAAGCGGTGATGGATGGCTTCATGTCGATCATGCTCACGGCTTCTTTGGGGATCGGCGTCCTATTCTCCGCTTTTCCCGTGCTGCTCTATCAAGGGGCGATCACGATTTTTGCCAGTGTGATCGTTCGCTACTTGCCGAAGGAATTATTAGACAGCTTGATGAACGAGATCAGCGCGATCGGCGGATTGATGATCCTAGCGATCGGCTTGAATGTCATGAAGCTGACAAAAATCCGTGTCTCTAATTATTTACCGGGAATTTTAGTCTTGATCGCTATCTTAGTAGTTCAATATTATTACTTTTAA
- a CDS encoding amino acid permease, which produces MIEEKKSFISWPVLAMMSFVTVIGFDDIIYNFANQGLGVITSWIILLLLYVIPYSLMVGQLGSVFNHEGGGLTSWVRGTSGDRLGYFTAWTYWAASIPYVVDTANAVVVGFGWLVNGNDSMEDKMSNSMFALLTFCVFLAFIFLQRHFKKSLEVLSTLGGGAMFIMALLFVFMTFASLFMPNGHIETQPMNLGALIPKFDLHYLTTIGLLIYAINGAELVAPFVTRMKKPQKEFPKAMIMLTVMTIFLTVFGSFSLGVFFNAHHLPGNLKMNGSYYAFQRLGEFFHLGNTLMYVFAVTQIIYMCALLAVLLDAMTRMLISDTGKQFMPKKLTKLNDEGLPINGYILTTALSAFILLLGVFLPEMNDIFNWLLNLNGIISPGVTCWIFYAFIRIRLDSRKFQSEYVFIKNDRMAVFVGGWCLVVTIIATLFGVLPQDAPYGSRLFWHELIINIVGIAVLIGLGFIMPALAKREREKAV; this is translated from the coding sequence ATGATCGAGGAAAAGAAAAGCTTTATCTCATGGCCAGTGCTTGCCATGATGTCGTTTGTTACTGTCATCGGATTTGATGATATTATTTATAACTTTGCCAATCAAGGGCTGGGAGTCATCACCTCTTGGATTATTTTATTGCTATTATATGTCATTCCTTACTCATTGATGGTAGGTCAATTAGGATCGGTCTTCAATCATGAAGGCGGCGGGCTGACCTCGTGGGTACGGGGAACCAGCGGCGATCGTTTGGGATATTTCACGGCTTGGACGTATTGGGCAGCGTCGATCCCCTATGTCGTCGATACGGCCAATGCGGTCGTGGTCGGCTTTGGCTGGCTGGTCAACGGCAATGATTCCATGGAGGACAAAATGTCCAATTCCATGTTTGCGCTACTGACCTTCTGTGTCTTTTTAGCCTTTATTTTCTTGCAGCGCCACTTCAAAAAATCATTGGAAGTATTGAGTACATTAGGTGGTGGTGCGATGTTCATCATGGCGCTCTTGTTCGTCTTTATGACCTTTGCGTCTCTATTTATGCCGAACGGTCACATTGAAACACAGCCGATGAATCTAGGGGCACTCATCCCTAAATTTGATCTTCATTATTTGACGACGATCGGCCTACTGATCTATGCCATCAACGGCGCTGAGCTGGTGGCCCCCTTTGTCACACGCATGAAAAAGCCGCAAAAGGAATTTCCGAAGGCCATGATCATGCTGACGGTCATGACGATCTTCTTGACCGTCTTCGGGTCCTTCTCCTTGGGTGTTTTCTTCAATGCCCATCATTTACCGGGAAATCTGAAGATGAACGGTTCCTATTATGCGTTTCAGCGCTTGGGTGAATTCTTTCATTTAGGAAATACGCTGATGTACGTCTTTGCGGTGACACAAATCATTTATATGTGCGCCTTGCTGGCTGTCTTATTGGACGCCATGACTCGGATGCTCATCTCGGATACGGGAAAACAATTCATGCCGAAAAAACTGACGAAATTAAACGATGAAGGCCTGCCGATCAATGGCTACATTTTAACGACTGCCTTGAGTGCCTTCATTTTGTTATTAGGCGTCTTCTTGCCTGAGATGAATGACATCTTCAACTGGCTGTTGAATCTTAACGGGATCATCTCCCCAGGTGTGACTTGCTGGATCTTCTATGCCTTCATTCGGATTCGCTTAGACAGCCGCAAGTTCCAATCGGAGTATGTCTTCATTAAAAACGATCGAATGGCCGTCTTCGTCGGCGGCTGGTGCTTAGTGGTCACGATCATCGCCACCTTATTTGGTGTTTTGCCCCAGGATGCGCCTTACGGTTCACGCCTCTTTTGGCATGAACTGATCATCAACATTGTCGGGATCGCCGTGCTGATCGGTCTAGGCTTCATTATGCCTGCCTTGGCAAAACGGGAACGAGAAAAAGCGGTTTAA